In Fusobacterium hwasookii, a single window of DNA contains:
- a CDS encoding DEAD/DEAH box helicase family protein: MNGQFLYEKLNILKEAGVTVGLPKIIESCLSNKILLREYQKEAFKNFISYFENNNLRKNKQVHTIFHMATGSGKTVIMAGLILYLYTKGYRKFLFFVNQTNVLEKTIDNFTNTLSSKYLFNDVIEYLGNKIKIKKVNNFSVNKLDNDIEIFFTTTQKLHMDLFEVKENAITYDDFENNKVVFISDESHHINSLTKKPTKDEEEAKRSWENSVMNAFHSNKDNIMLEFTATCDLKDKNVLNKYQDKIVFNYPLISFRESGYTKDFQNFATDTDLWTRTLISLVMSEYRKFLFSDLTLNIKPVIMLKSQKINESEIFYTEFFKKIKELTSYEISELENVGIDILKEAIDYFKEKDSTLEILEHSIKNSFTEATSIIMNGSSDNNKENQLLVNSLEDKDNPIRAVFAVDMLNEGWDVLNLFDIVRLYDTRQGSGKAGKVGAYTIKEAQLIGRGARYCPFVVDDEELKFKRKFDGDISNPNRILETMYFHSKNDSRYISELKNALIESGLQAPNPIILEYKLKDEFKNSDFYKKSYVFSNKRLLKGRDQIHSIEPSMRTKTYYYTALSSKGNIVNLIGDDNSSPSNVKTNLKSIKLKDIDYNVLLGAIECFEVLRFDILKEKYPSLKSMREFLTSDEFLGNSNVEITYSGDKVNGKILFLAVKQALEKVESHVMAIKPEYVGSKEFEPKQLKVILKDKKISLGSIIQNGGKGNSQNNCSNEEYRLDLTNESWYVFNDNYGTSEEKLFVKYFKTHIEPILKEKNLEYYVIRNERIPELAIYSFEAGERFEPDFLLFVRKQRSEGSLTYQGYVEPKGNQLLDNDAWKEAFSMHIENEHSVKGLFADDYKIIGFPFFNTDYRMEEFEKSINKWMNML; the protein is encoded by the coding sequence ATGAATGGACAATTTTTATATGAAAAATTAAATATTTTGAAAGAAGCTGGTGTTACAGTAGGACTTCCCAAAATTATAGAAAGTTGTTTATCTAATAAAATACTATTAAGAGAATATCAAAAGGAAGCATTTAAAAACTTCATATCATATTTTGAAAATAATAATTTAAGAAAAAATAAGCAAGTTCATACGATATTTCACATGGCAACTGGTAGCGGTAAAACAGTTATTATGGCAGGTCTTATCCTTTACTTATATACTAAGGGATATAGAAAGTTTTTGTTTTTTGTAAATCAAACTAATGTTCTTGAAAAAACAATTGATAATTTCACAAATACACTTTCCAGTAAGTATTTATTTAATGATGTTATTGAGTATTTAGGGAATAAAATAAAAATCAAAAAAGTCAATAACTTTAGTGTTAATAAATTAGATAATGATATAGAAATTTTTTTTACAACAACACAAAAACTCCACATGGATTTATTTGAAGTTAAGGAAAATGCAATAACTTATGATGATTTTGAAAATAACAAAGTGGTGTTTATTTCAGATGAAAGTCATCATATTAACTCTCTAACTAAAAAACCTACTAAAGATGAAGAAGAAGCTAAAAGAAGTTGGGAAAATTCTGTAATGAATGCTTTTCATTCTAATAAAGATAACATTATGCTCGAATTTACGGCAACTTGTGATTTAAAAGATAAGAATGTACTTAATAAATATCAGGATAAAATAGTATTTAACTATCCATTAATTTCTTTTAGAGAAAGTGGATATACAAAAGATTTCCAAAATTTTGCAACAGATACAGATTTATGGACTAGGACTTTAATTTCACTAGTTATGAGTGAATATAGAAAATTCTTATTTTCAGATTTAACGTTAAATATTAAACCTGTAATTATGTTGAAGTCTCAAAAAATAAATGAATCAGAAATATTTTATACAGAATTTTTTAAAAAAATAAAAGAATTAACTTCTTATGAAATATCTGAACTTGAAAATGTGGGGATAGATATATTGAAAGAAGCTATAGACTATTTTAAAGAGAAAGATTCAACACTAGAAATTTTAGAGCATTCAATTAAAAACTCGTTTACAGAAGCTACTTCTATTATTATGAATGGTTCTTCTGATAATAATAAAGAAAATCAATTGTTAGTGAATTCTCTTGAAGATAAAGATAACCCAATAAGAGCAGTATTTGCAGTTGATATGCTTAATGAGGGGTGGGATGTTCTAAATCTTTTCGACATTGTTCGACTTTATGATACAAGACAAGGAAGTGGTAAAGCTGGTAAAGTAGGTGCATATACTATTAAGGAAGCACAACTAATTGGTAGAGGCGCAAGATATTGCCCATTTGTTGTAGATGATGAAGAACTTAAATTCAAAAGAAAATTTGATGGTGATATATCAAATCCTAATCGTATTTTGGAGACAATGTACTTTCATAGTAAAAATGATTCAAGATATATATCAGAATTAAAGAATGCCCTTATAGAAAGTGGATTACAAGCACCTAATCCAATAATACTTGAATATAAGTTGAAGGATGAGTTTAAAAATAGTGATTTTTATAAAAAGAGTTATGTATTTTCTAATAAAAGATTACTGAAGGGACGAGATCAAATACATTCTATTGAACCGAGTATGAGAACAAAAACATATTACTATACAGCCCTTTCAAGTAAAGGAAATATAGTAAACCTTATAGGTGATGATAATTCAAGTCCAAGCAATGTAAAGACAAACCTAAAGAGTATTAAATTAAAGGATATAGATTATAATGTCTTGCTTGGGGCTATAGAATGCTTTGAAGTACTTCGATTTGACATACTTAAAGAAAAATATCCATCTCTAAAATCAATGAGGGAATTTTTAACTTCAGATGAGTTTTTGGGAAACTCTAATGTGGAAATAACTTATTCAGGGGATAAGGTCAATGGAAAGATTTTATTTTTAGCTGTAAAGCAGGCTTTAGAAAAAGTTGAATCACATGTTATGGCTATCAAACCTGAATATGTTGGTTCTAAAGAATTTGAACCTAAGCAACTTAAAGTGATTTTGAAAGACAAAAAAATCAGTTTAGGGTCAATTATACAAAATGGTGGAAAAGGAAATTCACAAAACAACTGCTCAAATGAAGAATACAGATTAGACTTAACCAACGAGAGTTGGTATGTATTTAATGATAACTATGGAACAAGTGAAGAAAAGCTTTTTGTAAAGTATTTCAAAACACACATAGAGCCAATATTAAAGGAAAAGAATCTGGAATACTATGTTATTAGGAATGAAAGAATTCCAGAATTGGCTATATATTCTTTTGAAGCTGGAGAACGATTTGAACCTGACTTTTTGCTGTTTGTAAGAAAGCAAAGAAGTGAAGGTAGTCTTACTTATCAAGGGTATGTTGAACCTAAAGGCAATCAACTCCTAGATAATGATGCTTGGAAAGAAGCATTTTCAATGCATATTGAAAATGAGCATTCAGTTAAAGGATTATTTGCTGATGATTATAAAATAATTGGTTTTCCTTTCTTTAACACCGATTATAGAATGGAGGAATTTGAGAAATCAATTAATAAATGGATGAATATGTTGTAA